From the Octadecabacter antarcticus 307 genome, one window contains:
- a CDS encoding OmpA family protein, which produces MRKLFGCLVLISGVGGLGYIGATQNAVHMQSAIATYAQAMADGSRHSVQTQVTGRDVSVTGLVTDQTELAVLQAMFNSLDGVRVVDVSRVEILPVADPYFMEAIRQIDGSITILGVIPSDADRDVLVEKSDGLLDDLAADLTLAAGVPDADWVTVAALGLTALGVLEYGQMTLSDRTLMLQGLVRNPVALDATLAGLERLPVAYRLINQIDVVDDGTPLRLALTLRDETVVGEGKFPSDITANAIADIFGTSEGVTTIQSVIPAFDPQWPMVARTAMDGLSQLIDGVVEITGRDVSLTGTGTPEGIAQAGTFLATVPDTYTVTVDLDLWDDGAPLEFTMQWDGSVASASGKYPAGFTLRDPAGVAVANAGTNSFRPAETVRFSTNAAVGTSALGLMSTGTLRVTETVITLTGTAASPQAWLAMGDVLANAAPDTEITREITYLDDGSPAAWTLTYDAAEGAIIVGRLPAGLVIGDIDLALGLDAISGIPATALDDTDFGSILETLQIVADYMPEIETLTYAHAEDQSALDLVLSPGVDLDLVANALAERLSTDVAFSLSPLEVLPETGTIRTNVATGLDETFTGSFWLPNVALNFDVDVVACAAQTSNILERGQIEFLSSSVRLDATSIRTINALAAVILPCVAADLTLDIGGHTDSSGDEPTNKALSQDRANAVRAALIARGVPDVAMTAFGFGQTQPIADNETPEGRAANRRTDITWFAQGALRDP; this is translated from the coding sequence GTGCGAAAGCTATTCGGATGTCTTGTGCTGATCTCGGGTGTCGGTGGGCTTGGCTATATCGGTGCCACGCAAAACGCTGTGCACATGCAATCCGCCATTGCCACATATGCGCAGGCGATGGCCGACGGTTCACGACATTCTGTGCAAACGCAGGTCACTGGTCGTGATGTTTCCGTCACGGGACTGGTGACAGATCAGACCGAATTGGCCGTGCTTCAGGCGATGTTCAACAGCTTGGATGGGGTGCGGGTCGTTGATGTGTCTCGCGTCGAAATCTTGCCCGTTGCGGACCCGTATTTCATGGAAGCGATCCGTCAGATCGATGGGTCCATAACGATCTTGGGTGTGATTCCGTCTGACGCTGATCGTGACGTCTTAGTCGAAAAATCCGATGGTTTGTTGGATGATCTGGCCGCGGACCTAACCCTCGCCGCGGGTGTCCCGGATGCCGATTGGGTCACCGTCGCAGCGCTTGGCCTGACCGCGTTGGGCGTCTTGGAATATGGTCAGATGACCCTGTCCGACAGAACACTGATGTTGCAGGGGTTGGTGCGAAATCCAGTTGCGCTGGACGCCACATTAGCTGGGCTTGAGCGCCTTCCAGTGGCTTACCGACTGATCAATCAGATTGATGTTGTGGACGATGGCACGCCATTGCGCCTGGCCCTGACATTGCGCGACGAAACGGTTGTTGGCGAGGGTAAGTTTCCATCCGATATTACGGCCAACGCAATAGCGGATATTTTCGGGACCAGCGAAGGTGTCACGACGATACAGTCCGTGATCCCTGCGTTTGATCCGCAATGGCCTATGGTCGCGCGCACCGCGATGGATGGCCTTTCACAGTTGATTGACGGGGTTGTTGAGATTACGGGACGCGACGTGTCGTTAACCGGAACCGGAACCCCCGAAGGCATTGCGCAGGCGGGCACATTTTTGGCCACCGTACCTGATACCTACACCGTGACGGTTGACCTTGACCTTTGGGACGACGGTGCGCCGCTGGAATTCACTATGCAATGGGATGGCAGTGTAGCGTCGGCGTCGGGTAAATATCCGGCGGGTTTTACGTTGCGGGATCCTGCTGGCGTTGCTGTTGCGAACGCTGGAACGAACAGTTTTCGCCCCGCAGAAACAGTCCGCTTTTCCACAAACGCCGCCGTTGGGACGTCGGCCCTTGGGCTGATGTCTACAGGTACCCTTCGCGTCACCGAAACAGTGATTACCCTGACCGGAACCGCTGCGTCCCCACAAGCATGGCTCGCCATGGGCGATGTGCTGGCGAACGCCGCGCCGGACACCGAAATCACGCGTGAAATCACCTATCTTGATGACGGTTCCCCCGCCGCTTGGACACTGACATACGATGCTGCAGAGGGCGCGATTATTGTGGGTCGTTTGCCGGCGGGTCTCGTGATTGGGGATATTGATCTTGCGCTGGGCCTTGATGCTATTTCCGGCATCCCCGCAACAGCGCTTGACGACACTGACTTTGGCAGCATTTTGGAAACATTGCAGATCGTCGCGGATTACATGCCCGAGATTGAAACGCTAACCTACGCACACGCTGAGGATCAAAGCGCGCTCGATCTCGTGTTGTCCCCAGGTGTCGATCTGGACCTTGTTGCGAACGCTCTCGCTGAACGCCTGTCAACGGATGTCGCCTTTTCACTCAGCCCGCTCGAAGTCCTGCCAGAAACTGGAACGATCCGAACCAACGTTGCGACGGGCCTTGATGAAACCTTCACGGGCAGTTTCTGGCTCCCCAATGTGGCGTTGAATTTTGACGTGGATGTCGTGGCCTGTGCGGCGCAGACGTCTAACATTCTTGAACGCGGTCAAATCGAATTCTTGTCATCGTCCGTCCGTCTTGATGCCACGTCGATCCGTACGATCAACGCACTGGCGGCAGTAATATTGCCCTGCGTTGCGGCGGACCTGACGCTTGATATTGGCGGCCATACCGATTCATCCGGGGATGAGCCGACAAATAAGGCCCTAAGCCAAGATCGCGCCAACGCCGTTCGCGCCGCACTCATTGCGCGTGGCGTCCCGGATGTCGCGATGACCGCGTTTGGTTTCGGACAAACGCAACCCATCGCCGACAATGAAACGCCCGAGGGCCGCGCGGCCAACCGGAGAACTGATATCACATGGTTCGCGCAAGGCGCATTGCGCGACCCATGA
- a CDS encoding DUF1244 domain-containing protein produces the protein MPDDVTEIGPQTQIELEAAAFRRLQKHLMKDRADVQNIDMMNLTGFCRNCLSRWYQEAAAERGIEMTKDEGREAFYGMTMDAWKTNYQTESTPNKDAAFTTAFDENVAKKDS, from the coding sequence ATGCCGGATGACGTGACAGAAATTGGGCCACAAACCCAAATCGAACTAGAAGCCGCCGCGTTTCGGCGTTTGCAAAAGCACCTGATGAAAGACCGCGCGGATGTGCAAAACATCGACATGATGAACTTGACAGGCTTTTGCCGCAATTGCCTGAGCCGCTGGTACCAAGAAGCCGCCGCCGAACGCGGTATTGAAATGACCAAGGACGAGGGCCGCGAGGCTTTCTACGGCATGACAATGGACGCGTGGAAGACAAATTATCAGACCGAATCCACGCCGAATAAGGACGCTGCTTTTACGACGGCCTTTGATGAGAATGTGGCGAAGAAAGACAGCTAA
- a CDS encoding N-formylglutamate amidohydrolase: protein MTEVPIEAFHLHGAARKSRWLITCDHASNNVPPCVGGGSLGLPDADMQRHIAYDVGAAGVTWALADALNAPAILSNFTRMVIDPNRGLDDPTLLMKLYDGTIIPANRAADEVEKARRVDAFYAPYHAALTELAARQDDTVIIAIHSFTPQLNGRPARPWHIGILHAFDDRLSDPLLALLQSEDDLCVGDNEPYAGHLPGDAVDRHALQMGRANALIELRSDLIETSDQQIVWAKRLAPILTQALIQMEAKDAG from the coding sequence ATGACAGAGGTACCCATAGAGGCATTTCATTTACACGGGGCCGCGCGAAAGTCGCGATGGCTCATCACCTGCGACCACGCGTCAAACAATGTTCCACCCTGTGTTGGTGGCGGATCATTAGGGCTTCCAGACGCTGATATGCAACGACATATCGCTTATGACGTTGGGGCGGCTGGTGTGACATGGGCGCTGGCGGATGCGTTGAATGCGCCAGCGATATTGTCAAATTTTACACGCATGGTGATTGATCCCAACCGGGGCCTTGATGATCCCACGCTGTTGATGAAACTGTACGATGGAACGATAATCCCTGCCAATCGTGCAGCAGACGAGGTGGAAAAAGCACGCCGCGTTGATGCGTTCTATGCGCCCTATCACGCTGCACTGACTGAACTGGCCGCGCGGCAGGACGATACGGTAATCATCGCAATCCACAGTTTTACACCGCAGCTGAACGGCCGTCCCGCGCGCCCTTGGCACATCGGGATTTTGCACGCATTCGATGACAGGTTGTCCGACCCGCTGTTGGCATTGCTGCAGAGTGAGGATGATCTATGCGTCGGAGACAATGAACCCTATGCGGGCCACCTGCCTGGCGATGCCGTTGATCGCCACGCATTGCAAATGGGCCGCGCCAATGCGTTGATCGAATTGCGCAGTGACCTAATTGAAACGTCAGACCAGCAAATCGTTTGGGCTAAACGACTTGCCCCGATCCTAACCCAAGCCCTGATCCAAATGGAGGCCAAAGATGCCGGATGA
- the pyk gene encoding pyruvate kinase, which produces MKRDRNVKIVATLGPASNDYKMIRALHEAGADVFRLNMSHGDHAEIKVRHEIIRQVEKDLNSPIAILADLQGPKLRVGVFANEDGEDLIVGQAFRLDLDDAPGTSERVQLPHKEIFDALEPGAHLLVNDGKIKLRVKDCGRDFADCEVLVSGTISNRKGVNVPDVVLPLAALSDKDRKDLEFVCELGVDWLALSFVQRPADVEEARKLTKGRAALMSKIEKPTAVTMFDEILAVSDGIMVARGDLGVELPVQNVPPIQKQLVRKCRAAAKPVIVATQMLESMIDSPMPTRAEVSDVATAIYEGADGVMLSAESAAGSFPIEAVTTMNNVAVEVEADPTYTEILEASRKTSGRTVADGIVAAAREIAETADIKAICCYSQSGTTALLTVRERPRVPIIVLSSDINTVRRLALSWGTNCVMNVKVVDRFKTAVIEAVHAALDSGIATKTDMIVVTAGVPFNTPGSTNILRVAPCDESLIFAGSSE; this is translated from the coding sequence ATGAAACGCGACCGCAACGTCAAGATTGTAGCCACTCTTGGGCCGGCATCCAATGACTACAAAATGATCCGTGCACTGCACGAGGCGGGCGCAGACGTGTTTCGCCTTAATATGAGCCATGGTGATCATGCCGAAATCAAAGTCCGCCATGAAATTATTCGCCAAGTCGAAAAAGACCTCAACAGCCCCATCGCGATTCTGGCCGATCTTCAAGGTCCAAAGCTGCGCGTTGGTGTTTTTGCCAATGAAGATGGCGAAGACTTGATTGTTGGTCAGGCGTTCCGCCTTGATCTGGATGATGCACCTGGCACGTCTGAGCGGGTTCAATTGCCCCACAAAGAGATTTTTGACGCGCTTGAACCTGGCGCCCACCTGTTGGTGAACGATGGCAAAATCAAGCTGCGTGTCAAAGACTGCGGTCGCGACTTTGCCGATTGCGAAGTCCTCGTGTCGGGCACTATTTCCAACCGCAAGGGCGTGAACGTGCCTGATGTGGTTCTGCCGCTTGCTGCGCTGTCCGACAAGGACCGTAAGGATCTGGAATTTGTGTGCGAACTGGGCGTCGACTGGCTTGCCTTATCGTTCGTGCAGCGTCCCGCTGACGTCGAAGAGGCCCGCAAGCTGACCAAAGGGCGCGCCGCGCTGATGTCCAAGATTGAAAAGCCGACGGCTGTTACGATGTTTGATGAAATTCTTGCTGTGTCTGACGGCATCATGGTTGCGCGTGGCGATCTTGGTGTCGAATTGCCGGTTCAAAATGTTCCGCCGATTCAGAAACAACTGGTCCGCAAATGCCGTGCGGCAGCCAAGCCCGTGATCGTTGCAACCCAAATGCTCGAATCTATGATTGATTCACCGATGCCGACCCGCGCCGAAGTGTCCGACGTTGCAACGGCGATCTATGAGGGGGCCGACGGCGTGATGTTGTCCGCCGAATCCGCCGCCGGATCGTTCCCGATCGAAGCTGTGACAACCATGAACAATGTCGCGGTCGAGGTTGAGGCAGACCCGACCTATACGGAAATTCTTGAGGCAAGCCGTAAAACCAGCGGGCGCACGGTCGCCGACGGAATTGTCGCCGCCGCGCGCGAAATTGCTGAGACGGCTGATATCAAAGCGATCTGTTGTTATTCCCAATCGGGCACCACCGCGCTTTTGACAGTGCGGGAACGCCCGCGCGTTCCAATTATTGTGCTGAGCAGCGATATCAATACCGTGCGTCGCCTTGCGCTTAGCTGGGGCACGAACTGCGTGATGAACGTAAAAGTTGTGGATCGTTTTAAAACTGCTGTGATCGAAGCGGTGCACGCCGCACTTGATTCCGGCATTGCAACTAAAACTGATATGATCGTCGTCACAGCCGGTGTTCCGTTCAACACACCAGGCAGCACAAACATCCTGCGGGTGGCGCCGTGTGACGAAAGTTTGATTTTTGCCGGATCTTCGGAGTAG
- the rpmI gene encoding 50S ribosomal protein L35 yields the protein MPKMKTKSSCKKRFSMTATGKVKGSQAGKQHGMIKRSNKFLRNARGTTLLSAPDAKIIKSFMPYAR from the coding sequence ATGCCCAAGATGAAGACCAAATCGAGTTGCAAAAAGCGGTTCTCAATGACTGCTACCGGCAAAGTCAAAGGATCCCAAGCTGGTAAACAGCATGGTATGATCAAACGTTCGAATAAATTCCTGCGGAATGCGCGTGGAACAACCCTGTTGTCGGCACCTGATGCGAAAATCATCAAGTCCTTCATGCCATACGCGCGCTAA
- the rplT gene encoding 50S ribosomal protein L20 yields the protein MRVKGGTVTHRRHKKVTDAAKGYYGRRSNTFKVARQAVDKANQYATRDRHNRKRNFRALWIQRINAAVRSIDETLTYSRFINGLNLAGIEVDRKVLADLAVHEPDAFGAIVEKAKSAMA from the coding sequence ATGCGAGTTAAAGGTGGTACAGTCACTCACCGTCGTCACAAGAAGGTAACAGATGCAGCGAAGGGCTATTATGGCCGTCGTTCCAATACCTTCAAAGTTGCGCGTCAGGCCGTCGATAAGGCGAACCAATACGCAACACGCGACCGTCACAACCGTAAGCGCAACTTCCGCGCTTTGTGGATCCAGCGGATCAACGCAGCTGTTCGTAGCATCGATGAGACACTGACATATTCACGTTTCATCAATGGTCTGAACTTGGCTGGCATCGAAGTGGACCGCAAAGTCCTCGCCGATCTTGCCGTTCACGAACCAGATGCATTTGGTGCGATCGTTGAAAAAGCAAAATCCGCAATGGCGTAA